A genomic window from Streptomyces sp. NBC_00234 includes:
- a CDS encoding TetR/AcrR family transcriptional regulator encodes MPRAVREQQMMDAAVQTFGQLGYRAASMDGIAELAGVSKPLVYLYLNSKEELFTACIRREAKALVEAVQAAVEPGLPADRQLWAGLRAFFTHTAENPDGWAVLHRQARTHGEPFATEVVVMRDEIVAFVTGLIGAAAREAHHDPALPDRDVAGLAQALVGAAEALAGWANDTPGVSAKEAAATLMNFSWAGLENLMHGRPWQPQP; translated from the coding sequence ATGCCGCGTGCCGTGCGCGAGCAGCAGATGATGGATGCCGCGGTGCAGACCTTCGGGCAGCTCGGATACCGGGCCGCGTCGATGGACGGGATCGCGGAGCTGGCCGGTGTGTCCAAGCCGCTGGTCTATCTGTACCTGAACTCCAAGGAGGAACTCTTCACCGCCTGTATCCGCCGTGAGGCAAAGGCGCTGGTGGAGGCGGTGCAGGCCGCGGTGGAGCCGGGGCTGCCCGCCGACCGCCAACTGTGGGCCGGGCTGCGGGCGTTCTTCACGCACACCGCCGAGAACCCGGACGGCTGGGCGGTCCTGCACCGCCAGGCGCGGACGCACGGGGAACCGTTCGCCACCGAGGTCGTCGTGATGCGGGACGAGATCGTTGCGTTCGTGACGGGTCTGATCGGGGCCGCGGCGCGCGAGGCGCACCACGATCCCGCGCTGCCCGACCGGGATGTGGCGGGGCTCGCGCAGGCGCTCGTGGGGGCCGCGGAGGCGCTGGCCGGGTGGGCGAACGACACCCCGGGGGTCTCGGCGAAGGAGGCCGCGGCCACCCTGATGAACTTCTCCTGGGCGGGCCTGGAGAACCTGATGCACGGCCGTCCCTGGCAGCCTCAGCCGTAG
- a CDS encoding alpha/beta hydrolase family protein produces the protein MISHRSRAAVTALAVTMLLATSATAATALSAPGATSAGQAVAAPTGPPVSTPSLELPRPTGPYATGRDTLHLTDTSRRDPWVPEAGARQVMVSLNYPARPGTGGGTAPYMTVDEARRLMEAKGLEDAFPPATVASTRTYSRTDARPAGGRFPLVVLSPGFNTPRTTLTGLAEELASRGYVVATVDHAYESTGTAFPGGRLLTCVACERLQGTGREGMKRVSEGRAADLSFVLDRLTGRHPAWRHTGLIDRHRIGVAGHSIGGNAAASTMATDSRVDAGVNMDGTFADPVPSSGLGGRPFLMLGSTVDHSPGGDDTWDGGWASLDGWKRWLTVDGAGHFSFTDVPALAEQLGVEDPETPISGDRATRITRDYVTAYFDLHLRGIHQPLLDGPVPAHPEVRFVTP, from the coding sequence ATGATCAGTCACCGCAGCCGAGCAGCAGTCACGGCGCTCGCCGTGACCATGCTCCTCGCGACCTCCGCCACCGCCGCCACCGCCTTATCGGCACCCGGCGCCACCTCGGCCGGCCAGGCCGTCGCCGCTCCGACCGGCCCACCCGTCTCCACCCCGTCACTGGAGCTGCCCCGCCCGACCGGCCCGTACGCGACCGGCCGCGACACCCTGCACCTGACCGACACGAGCCGCCGCGACCCCTGGGTCCCCGAAGCGGGTGCACGGCAGGTGATGGTGTCGCTCAACTACCCCGCGCGCCCGGGCACGGGCGGCGGAACCGCGCCGTACATGACCGTGGACGAAGCCCGGCGGCTGATGGAGGCCAAGGGCCTGGAGGACGCCTTCCCCCCTGCCACGGTCGCCTCCACCCGCACCTACTCCCGCACCGATGCCCGCCCCGCAGGGGGCCGGTTCCCGCTGGTGGTGCTCTCCCCCGGCTTCAACACTCCGCGCACGACCCTCACCGGCCTCGCCGAGGAGCTGGCGAGCCGCGGATACGTCGTGGCGACCGTCGACCACGCCTACGAGTCGACCGGCACCGCCTTCCCCGGCGGGCGGCTGCTCACCTGCGTCGCCTGCGAGCGCCTCCAGGGGACCGGGCGGGAAGGCATGAAGCGGGTGTCCGAGGGCCGGGCCGCGGATCTCTCGTTCGTCCTCGACCGGCTGACCGGGCGCCACCCGGCCTGGCGTCACACCGGCCTGATCGACCGGCACCGGATCGGCGTCGCAGGCCATTCCATCGGCGGGAACGCCGCCGCGTCGACGATGGCCACCGACTCGCGCGTGGACGCCGGCGTCAACATGGACGGAACCTTCGCCGACCCGGTCCCCTCCTCGGGGCTCGGCGGCCGGCCGTTCCTGATGCTCGGATCGACCGTCGACCACAGCCCCGGCGGGGACGACACCTGGGACGGCGGCTGGGCATCCCTGGACGGCTGGAAGCGCTGGCTGACGGTCGACGGCGCAGGCCACTTCTCGTTCACCGACGTCCCCGCGCTCGCCGAGCAACTGGGTGTCGAGGACCCCGAGACCCCGATCTCCGGGGACCGTGCGACCCGGATCACCCGGGACTACGTCACGGCCTACTTCGACCTGCACCTGCGCGGCATCCACCAGCCGCTCCTGGACGGTCCGGTACCGGCCCATCCGGAGGTCAGGTTCGTGACTCCCTAG